CTTATCGCCCTTTACGAGAATGACATTCCCTTCACCTACCGAATGATGGAGGATCCCGGCGTCGGGGATGAACTCGCATCGCTGTGGCCGATGAAGCGCTTCCCGATTCTTTGCGAAGGCGGCCGAACCGTGTTCGAGGCCACCATCATCATCGAATATCTCCAGCTCCGCCATCCCGGCCCGGTCCAGTTGATCCCTGAAGATCCGGACACTGCCGTCGAAGTGCGGATGCTCGACCGCTTTTTCGACAATTATGTCATGACGCCCCAAGGCAAGTTCGTGTTCGACGCGCTTCGCCCTCCGGAAAGCCGCGACCCCTTCGGTGTCGAGGAAGCGCGCAAGATGCTGGATACCAGTTATGCGTGGCTCGACCGAAGAATGAACGGCCGCACCTGGGCCGTGGGCGATCAATTTACTCTTGCCGATTGCGCTGCTGCGCCCTCACTTTTTTATGCCGACTGGACGCACCGAATTCCGGAGCAATATGAACATCTCGCACTCTATAGAAAGCGGCTGCTGGCACGACCGTCGTTCGCACGCGCGGTCGATGAGGCGCGTCGCTTCCGACACTATTTCCCATTGGGAGCACCGGACCGCGACTAGGGCGCGCGACGCCTTCGAATGTCCGCTTACTCAATGTTTTGCCGCAAAGTCGACCGACCGAAACCGGCCAGAGGCAACGGGTAGCCGTCTGCGCTGGAGTCGAGAAGCGAAGCGTAGGCGGTCAGCGCCGAAGGGGCGGCTCACTCGCTCGCATCGTCATTGCCTCAAAAGGCACGGGCGCGCGCGCATCTGTTGGCGGTTCCCGCGTTCATGGCTTGTTTCCGAAAGCCCGTTGGAGCGCATCGCGAATGGCCGGCTAATTGCCCGATGCATGGGTTTCGCCAGGAGCCACGCGAAATTCCACGTCCAAGGGTGCTGATCTTAGGCTGACCGCCAGATCGCTGGCATTGTCAATCATTCTGGCGCGGCGGCTGAGGTCGGCGATTAGCAACCATGACGGATCCCGCTCTCGTCCCGGAGGCGGCAACTGTTCATATTCGCCCGCGCTCAGCAGCAGACTGCGACGCGACGACAATGCGCCCAGCCGATCGGCAAATCCCGGCAACATCTTCAAAACCTGCTTTTCACCAAACCAGATCGAAGGGCTGGACGCGACATAGGTGCGGAATAGATCGGGCCGCTTGAACAGCGCCTGCAAGGTGAGCAGTCCGCCGAGGCTATACCCCGCCAATGACCGGCGATCGGGATTTACGGGAAACTCGGACTCCACCTCGGGAATGACTTTGTCGGCAAGAAAATCGAGAAAGGGTCCAGCCCCGCCGGTCGGACCCATGCCCGGCATGAGTTCGACGCCTTCCGGCACGGCCGGTGTGTAGTCGAAATTGCGGCGCGAGGCATCGGGATAGCCTATACCCACCACAATGCCGGGAGCCATGCCAGCATAGCTACCCAGCCGGTTCTGATATTCCGCCGCGATTGCGAAGCTTTCGCTCCCGTCGAGGAGGTAGAGGATCGGATATCCTTCGGGTGGCGGCTGCTGCTGGGGCCAAGCGATGTAGATTAGATAGTCGCTCCCGGCGTCTGAGCGCAGTGGCCGCACTTCGGAACGCGGCATGACATAAGGTTCGGCTTCGGAGTTGGGCGCTGTGATAGCGCCGCGTTGGTCGGCCCGGAGCGGCGAAGGATGAGCGGCTGCGATGGCTATGGCGAGCGTCAGGGCGAGGCGTGATAAGCCGGTCATCGAAATTCCCTCCAAACCCGGTCGGTGCCGACACCGGGCTTGGGAGGCCCGGCAACTTTTCGATCATTGCGCATATCGACCGTGTTTCGTCGCAATGGCTATTGACTGCCGACGAGAAAAATACAAGATGTATACAACAATTTGATATTGCATCCGCACAGGGGTATTCATGCAAGAAGTTTATGGACGGCGCGCGCAGACGGGATGCGCGCGACGGTTGTGCGTGCCGCTAGCGGTGCCGATCGGTGGAGGTCCCGGCCGATGACCGGCGCACCGCGAAGCGACGACAATCTTGCGCACGCGCTGGCCGCGTCGGCGATCGAAATCCTTGCGCATCTGGTTGCGTTCGACACGACGTCTAGCGCGTCGAACCTCGCGCTGATCGACTATGTGGAAGCATATCTGAAGGCGCATGGCGTCGCTTCGCGGCGGATCGCCAACGCCGACGGCAGCAAGGCCAATCTGCTCGCGACGATCGGGCCTGCCGACGCGCGCGGACTGGTGCTGTCGGGGCACACCGACGTGGTGCCGGTCGAAGGCCAGCCGTGGAGCCACGATCCCTTTACGCTGGTAAAGGACGAAGGGCGGCTCTACGGGCGCGGCACTGCCGACATGAAGAGCTTCATCGCGCTGGCGCTCGCGGCGGTACCTTATCTGACGCCGCGCATGATGACGCGCCCGGTCCATCTCGCCTTTTCCTATGACGAGGAGATCGGGTGCCTCGGCGCGCCCGACCTGATCGACGCGCTGGTCGCCGAAGGGCGTCGCCCGGTCGCGGCGATCGTGGGCGAACCGACCGAAATGGCGATCATCAACAGCCACAAGGGCATCCACCTCTATGAAGTCGTCGTCACGGGGCGCGAGGCGCATTCGAGCCTGGTGCACGAGGGCGTGTCGGCGAACATGGTCGCGATCGACATATTGGGCGTGCTCGGACGCATCGCCGAAAGCGAGCGCGCCTATCACCGCGACGCGCGCTTCGATCCGCCTTGGTCGACGCTGACCGTGGGGACGATCCGCGGCGGTACCGCGGCGAACATCCTGGCGCGCGAATGCCGCTTTACCTTCGACCTGCGCACGGTGCCTGACCGCGACGTCGGTGGCGTGCTCGCGCCCTTCTGGGCAGCGATCGAGGAAGCGCGAGCGCGGCTGAAGGACGAGGGCGAGGAGACCGGCATTACGGTACGGACGATCGCCGAGGTCCCGCCGCTGCGCCGCGAGGAGGAGGGCGCAGCCGAGCGGCTGGCCGCAATGCTGAGCGAGGCCGCGGCCCCGGCGGGCGCGGTATCCTATGGCGCCGAAGCCGGACAATTCCAGACGGCGGGCATGTCGACGGTGATCTGCGGCCCGGGTTCGATCGTCCAGGCGCATCGTCCCGACGAATATATCGAGATCGCGCAGATTGAGGCGGGCGCGCGCTTCATGTCGAGGTTGATTGCGATGACCCATGCGGAGTAGAGATCGGCGATGCGCGCCGCCCGACCCAAATCCGAAAAATCCGCCGAGCCAGCGGAGGTCCTCGACATAAGCGACGAGGTCGCCCGTCAGTCCTCGGGACAGAAGGTCTATGCCTTGCTGCGCGAGCAGATACTGAACCTCGACCTGCCGCCGAACACCGAGCTGGACGAGGTTCAGTTCAGCCGCGAGCTCGGCTTTTCGCGCACACCGATCCGCGAGGCGCTGATCCGGCTGGCGTCCGACAGCCTGGTGGTGCTGGCGCCGAACCGGGGCGCCCGCGTCGCGCCGCTCGACCTCGATCAGGTGCCGCAGGTGCTTGAGGCGCTCGAGCTTTATGAACGGGCGACCACGCGCTGGGCCGCCCTCCGCCGGCAGCCGCATCATCTCGACCTGCTCGAACAGCGCAACCGCGAGTTCGCCGCCGCGAGCGAAACGCGCGATCCGCGCCTGATCGTCGAGGCGAACTGGGCCTTTCACGATGCGATCAATCAGGCGTGCGGGAACAAGTTCCTAGCCGCCGACTGCTCGAAAATGCTGCGCGGCGTGATGCGCCTGTCGCTGCTCGCCTTTCGCCAGAACGGCGCGGCGCTGCTGAGCTATTCGGACGTCATCGACCAGCATAACCAGATGATCGATGCGATCAGCCGCGGCGATGCGAACGAAGCCGAGCGGCTCGTCTACGAGCATTCGGACGAGTTTCGCGAGCGGATGAAGACCTTTGTCGCCGGTGCGAGCACCGCCGATTTCTTGCTGAACGGTCGCGGCTGAGCCGCGACCGCCAGCTTCAGTCCTCCAGATCCTCTGCAACTCTGCCGCTTGCGCGGTAGAAGAAGGCCGCGGTCGGCACGGTCAGCGCCATGACGATGATGAGCGCATAGCGCAGCCCTTCGGGGCCGTGAATCGCACTGAAATGGTCGCTGAGCGCGCCGGTGATCACCGGCCCGAGCCCGAAGCCGAGCAGGTTGCCGAAGAAGAGAACGACTGCGATCGCTGTCGCTCGCCGGGCGCTGCCGCACACCGCATGGATTGCGGCGAAGGCGGCTGGCAGCGCGGCGTAGAGCAGGATACCCCCGATCGTGCTGACGACCAGAAAGGTCGGCAGGTCGTCGATCAGGAACATCGCACAATTGGGCAGCGTGGCGAGGCCGAAGGCGATGGCGGGAAAACGCACGATCCAGCGCGGATCGCGCCGCGACAGCGCATCCTGGATCGCGCCGCCGGCGAGGCTGCCGATGAGCACCCCGAGCGCCGATGTCGCGCCATAATAGAGGCCCGCCTGTTCGATCGGGCTTTCGATCACGCGCACGAGGTAGGAGGGCACGAAGACGAGCGAGCCATAGGCCGCGAAATGATAGAGGGTGAAGCCCGCGAGCATGAGCACGAACGACCGCTTTCCGACGAGGCGCTCGACCGAGGTACGGAAATCTTCCGTACTGGCGCGGGGCACCGCGGCATCGACGCGCTGGCGCGGCTCGTCGAGCACCCACCAGACGAGCGCGGCGATCAACAACCCGGGCAGGCCGAACGCAACGAGCGTCGCGCGCCAGCCATGCGCGGCGACGAGCTGCGACCCTGCAGAAAGGCCGATCAGATAGCCGACGGTTCCCGATGTCGCGAAGATGCCGATCGCGCGGGCGCGCTGCGCGGTCGGGAAATAATCGACGATCAGCGACTGGGCGGGCGGGGTCGCGCCCGCTTCGCCCACACCGACACCGATACGCGCGAGCAGCAGCTGCCAGAAACTCGCCGCCGCAGCGCACAGGACCGTCATCAGGCTCCATACCGAGATCGCGACGGCGATCAGTATCTTGCGGTTACCACGATCGGCGAAGCGCGCGATCGGCAGGCCGAACGCCGAATAGAGCAGCGCGAAGGAGAGGCCGCTGAGCAGACCGAGTTGGGTGTCGGAGACCCCGAATTCCTGTTTGATCGGCTCGAGTAGCACCGAAATGACAACGCGGTCGATCGAGCTCGACGCGCCGACAAGGAAAAGGATCGCGAGGAAGGTCCAGCGGCGTGCCGGAGAATAGAGATGCGCCGCGCCGCCACCCCGTGCGGCGGGGGTGGGGGTGATGCTCAATTGCGATCTCGCCACTGTGCGAACCAGCGCAGCACGCGCGTCCCCTGATCGATCTGCGCTTCGTAGCGCGCAGCGGCGTGCCCCTCTTCGGGGTACAGCACCAGTTCGGTCGGTACGTCGGCAAGCACGAGCGCGTGGTGGAACTGGACCGCCTGCGCCGGCGGGGTGGTCTTGTCCATCTCGCCCGCGATCAGCAACGTCGGTGTCGTCACCTTGTTCGCATGCGCCAGCGGGCTCCGCTGGTCGAAGGTGCCGCCGACATCGTACGGATCGCCTTCCGAATAGAGCGACAGGAATTCCGGATGGTGGGCGGTGAAATACTGGCTGCGCATATCGGTTAGCGGTGCGATCGCGCACGCCGCCTGAAAGCGGCCGGTCTGGCCGACGAGCCAGGTGGTCATGAAACCGCCGTAGCTGCCGCCGGTCACGAACAGCCGGCTGCCGTCGACCGGATGATTGGCGATCACATGGTCGATGCCGGCCAATATGTCGTGCACATCCTCGCCCGCCATGTCGCCGATGACGCGCGAGGCGAAATCGAGCCCGCGTCCCGAACTGCCGCGCGGATTGGGGAAGAGCACGGCA
This DNA window, taken from Sphingopyxis sp. PAMC25046, encodes the following:
- a CDS encoding GntR family transcriptional regulator codes for the protein MRAARPKSEKSAEPAEVLDISDEVARQSSGQKVYALLREQILNLDLPPNTELDEVQFSRELGFSRTPIREALIRLASDSLVVLAPNRGARVAPLDLDQVPQVLEALELYERATTRWAALRRQPHHLDLLEQRNREFAAASETRDPRLIVEANWAFHDAINQACGNKFLAADCSKMLRGVMRLSLLAFRQNGAALLSYSDVIDQHNQMIDAISRGDANEAERLVYEHSDEFRERMKTFVAGASTADFLLNGRG
- a CDS encoding glutathione S-transferase family protein; the protein is MTLELFAHPFSSYCQKALIALYENDIPFTYRMMEDPGVGDELASLWPMKRFPILCEGGRTVFEATIIIEYLQLRHPGPVQLIPEDPDTAVEVRMLDRFFDNYVMTPQGKFVFDALRPPESRDPFGVEEARKMLDTSYAWLDRRMNGRTWAVGDQFTLADCAAAPSLFYADWTHRIPEQYEHLALYRKRLLARPSFARAVDEARRFRHYFPLGAPDRD
- a CDS encoding MFS transporter, with product MSITPTPAARGGGAAHLYSPARRWTFLAILFLVGASSSIDRVVISVLLEPIKQEFGVSDTQLGLLSGLSFALLYSAFGLPIARFADRGNRKILIAVAISVWSLMTVLCAAAASFWQLLLARIGVGVGEAGATPPAQSLIVDYFPTAQRARAIGIFATSGTVGYLIGLSAGSQLVAAHGWRATLVAFGLPGLLIAALVWWVLDEPRQRVDAAVPRASTEDFRTSVERLVGKRSFVLMLAGFTLYHFAAYGSLVFVPSYLVRVIESPIEQAGLYYGATSALGVLIGSLAGGAIQDALSRRDPRWIVRFPAIAFGLATLPNCAMFLIDDLPTFLVVSTIGGILLYAALPAAFAAIHAVCGSARRATAIAVVLFFGNLLGFGLGPVITGALSDHFSAIHGPEGLRYALIIVMALTVPTAAFFYRASGRVAEDLED
- the argE gene encoding acetylornithine deacetylase; the encoded protein is MTGAPRSDDNLAHALAASAIEILAHLVAFDTTSSASNLALIDYVEAYLKAHGVASRRIANADGSKANLLATIGPADARGLVLSGHTDVVPVEGQPWSHDPFTLVKDEGRLYGRGTADMKSFIALALAAVPYLTPRMMTRPVHLAFSYDEEIGCLGAPDLIDALVAEGRRPVAAIVGEPTEMAIINSHKGIHLYEVVVTGREAHSSLVHEGVSANMVAIDILGVLGRIAESERAYHRDARFDPPWSTLTVGTIRGGTAANILARECRFTFDLRTVPDRDVGGVLAPFWAAIEEARARLKDEGEETGITVRTIAEVPPLRREEEGAAERLAAMLSEAAAPAGAVSYGAEAGQFQTAGMSTVICGPGSIVQAHRPDEYIEIAQIEAGARFMSRLIAMTHAE
- a CDS encoding alpha/beta hydrolase-fold protein; amino-acid sequence: MTGLSRLALTLAIAIAAAHPSPLRADQRGAITAPNSEAEPYVMPRSEVRPLRSDAGSDYLIYIAWPQQQPPPEGYPILYLLDGSESFAIAAEYQNRLGSYAGMAPGIVVGIGYPDASRRNFDYTPAVPEGVELMPGMGPTGGAGPFLDFLADKVIPEVESEFPVNPDRRSLAGYSLGGLLTLQALFKRPDLFRTYVASSPSIWFGEKQVLKMLPGFADRLGALSSRRSLLLSAGEYEQLPPPGRERDPSWLLIADLSRRARMIDNASDLAVSLRSAPLDVEFRVAPGETHASGN